From a region of the Tiliqua scincoides isolate rTilSci1 chromosome 4, rTilSci1.hap2, whole genome shotgun sequence genome:
- the TPMT gene encoding thiopurine S-methyltransferase — MEHSLDASRREEGVKAQEGRLVPKDEWLQKWQTNNIAFHVEQGHPFLRKYLDIFLNGRTGLKLFFPLCGKAVDMKWLADLGHSVVGVEISESALKDFFSEQNLSFAEETVPEIPGAKLFKSTSGNISLYCCSIYDLTSTVIGKFDGIWDRGSLVAINPCDRERYANLMLSLMNRQCCYLLVTCSYDPSKHKGPPFFVPESEVRHLFGKCCDIKCLEKKDSLSRIPEKWGLDYFWEIMYMLVLK; from the exons ATGGAACATTCCTTAGATGCATCCAGAAGAGAAGAAGGTGTTAAAGCCCAAGAAGGCAGACTGGTGCCAAAAGATGAATGGCTGCAGAAATGGCAAACAAACAATATTGCATTTCATGTTGAACAAGGACACCC ATTTCTTAGGAAGTATCTGGATATTTTTCTCAATGGCAGGACAGGACTGAAGTTATTTTTCCCACTTTGTGGCAAAGCCGTTGATATGAAATG GTTAGCTGACCTGGGACACTCTGTTGTTGGTGTGGAAATCAGTGAAAGTGCGCTAAAGGACTTTTTCTCAGAACAGAATCTTTCCTTTGCTGAAGAAACAGTTCCAGAAATCCCTGGAGCTAaattattcaag AGCACATCTGGGAATATTTCTTTATACTGTTGCAGTATTTATGATTTGACCAG TACAGTTATTGGCAAGTTCGATGGGATCTGGGACAGGGGGTCTCTGGTAGCTATTAACCCTTGTGACAGAGAACG CTATGCCAATTTGATGTTATCACTAATGAACAGACAATGTTGTTATCTTCTGGTCACCTGTTCATATGATCCAAGCAAACATAAAG gCCCACCATTCTTTGTTCCTGAATCAGAAGTGAGACATTTATTTG GCAAATGCTGTGATATTAAGTGCCTTGAAAAGAAAGACTCTCTCTCACGGATACCTGAAAAGTGGGGTTTAGATTATTTTTGGGAGATCATGTATATGCTTGTATTAAAATAG
- the NHLRC1 gene encoding E3 ubiquitin-protein ligase NHLRC1, which produces MSAKATEKIQAMTELVDQTETNLLECKVCFEKYSQQKKHRPRNLPCGHVMCLECVSSLAHPRNFKLECPFCRRSCKSSETSDCLPLLHLMEILNPSTNNAVVPGRTIGTAEDVTTSASQVLTFSLSFGGWGTLINPTGVAVCQTSGCVAVVHDGKKRIKLFTFNGSCIQQFGERGEAGNDIRYPTDVTVTLDGHIVVTDSGDRSVKVFDFHGRGKLVISESFCLPWGLDTMPQNDIIMSDSEAGILYCLTADFKKGELKGVKKLYSNLCHPRKVAVSQSSGVITVIEHLMAKAPSYGSTRVKIFSADMKLISQVDSFGLNLVFPSKIYASDVAFSREGHIIVTDAFNQAVFCLGKPGECPVAKPIITQGLSYPLALTYTADNSLIVLDGGDHSLKLYTAS; this is translated from the coding sequence ATGTCTGCCAAGGCCACTGAGAAAATACAAGCCATGACTGAGCTGGTTGATCAAACTGAGACTAATCTGCTTgaatgcaaagtgtgctttgaaaaataCAGCCAGCAGAAAAAACACCGGCCAAGGAATCTACCATGTGGACATGTTATGTGCCTGGAGTGTGTCTCGTCTCTAGCTCATCCGCGGAATTTTAAGTTGGAATGTCCTTTCTGCCGGAGATCTTGCAAATCATCAGAGACCAGTGACTGTTTACCACTGTTGCACTTGATGGAAATCTTGAATCCATCAACTAATAATGCTGTGGTTCCAGGAAGGACAATTGGGACAGCTGAGGATGTGACTACATCAGCATCTCAGGTCTTAACGTTCAGTCTTTCTTTTGGAGGATGGGGAACACTGATCAACCCAACAGGCGTTGCTGTGTGTCAGACGTCTGGTTGTGTCGCTGTGGTTCACGATGGCAAGAAGAGGATTAAGTTGTTTACTTTCAATGGGAGCTGCATTCAACAGTTTggagagagaggagaggcagGAAATGACATTAGGTATCCGACTGATGTCACAGTCACATTGGATGGTCACATCGTAGTCACAGACAGTGGGGATCGTTCTGTTAAAGTGTTCGAttttcatggcagaggcaagttaGTCATCTCAGAGTCTTTTTGTCTACCCTGGGGTCTGGATACTATGCCTCAGAATGATATCATCATGTCTGATTCAGAAGCTGGTATTCTGTATTGCTTGACAGCTGACTTTAAAAAGGGAGAATTAAAGGGAGTGAAAAAATTGTATTCTAATTTGTGTCACCCAAGAAAGGTGGCTGTTTCTCAGTCCTCTGGAGTTATCACAGTGATAGAACATCTGATGGCAAAAGCCCCTAGTTATGGCAGCACGAGAGTGAAAATCTTCAGCGCAGACATGAAGCTCATTAGCCAGGTGGACAGTTTTGGCCTGAATCTAGTATTTCCTTCTAAAATATATGCTAGTGATGTGGCTTTCAGTAGGGAAGGTCATATAATAGTAACTGATGCCTTCAATCAAGCAGTATTCTGCCTTGGAAAACCTGGAGAGTGCCCTGTAGCTAAGCCCATTATTACTCAGGGTCTTTCTTACCCTTTGGCATTAACTTACACAGCAGATAATTCTCTGATTGTCTTGGATGGTGGAGATCATTCTTTAAAATTATATACGGCTAGCTGA